One genomic region from Manis pentadactyla isolate mManPen7 chromosome 12, mManPen7.hap1, whole genome shotgun sequence encodes:
- the LOC118921411 gene encoding zinc finger protein 574-like isoform X2 — translation MARPHGLGRIPEMQLAAFPAAAAAAAAEDEAFLPEPPAPRAPRRPRSPPSSPVFFASPSPTLRRRLRLLRSFQDFGRQACAGLR, via the exons ATGGCGCGGCCGCATGGCCTGGGCCGCATCCCCGAAATGCAACTGGCGGCCttcccggcggcggcggcggcggcagcagccgaGGACGAGGCATTCCTGCCCGAGCCCCCGGCCCCGCGCGCACCCCGCCGCCCGCGGTCGCCGCCCTCCTCGCCCGTCTTCTTCGCCAGCCCGTCCCCGACTCTCCGCAGGCGCCTTCGGCTTCTCCGCAGCTTCCAGGATTTTGGCCGCCAGGCGTGTGCCGG GCTGAGATAA
- the LOC118921411 gene encoding zinc finger protein 574-like isoform X1 → MARPHGLGRIPEMQLAAFPAAAAAAAAEDEAFLPEPPAPRAPRRPRSPPSSPVFFASPSPTLRRRLRLLRSFQDFGRQACAGFQRDI, encoded by the exons ATGGCGCGGCCGCATGGCCTGGGCCGCATCCCCGAAATGCAACTGGCGGCCttcccggcggcggcggcggcggcagcagccgaGGACGAGGCATTCCTGCCCGAGCCCCCGGCCCCGCGCGCACCCCGCCGCCCGCGGTCGCCGCCCTCCTCGCCCGTCTTCTTCGCCAGCCCGTCCCCGACTCTCCGCAGGCGCCTTCGGCTTCTCCGCAGCTTCCAGGATTTTGGCCGCCAGGCGTGTGCCGG gttccaaagggacatttaa